In Candidatus Baltobacteraceae bacterium, the following are encoded in one genomic region:
- a CDS encoding transposase → IERVRLYPTFRQAERLRFALNVTRELYNALLQERRDAYRLRKVKISARMQYSEITALRKPMDRLDGRLAAVYRECEDAVLHRLDLAMQAFFRRIERSKTPGFPRFKPAARWKQLTFPHGNRALTFDVAQRSVRIPGIGRVRLRKGRSVPPFGRAWILERNGRWYACFECERAEVQGPVDLRRIVGVDRGIHVLAATSEGRLHDNPAHAERNRQRIAHHQRALEAITQRDSRGRPLNRHDPARKSAVLRLARAKEREANRRRQTLYTLAGKIVACTGVIAIEALNVRNMTRSAKGTLQEPGRNVAAKAGLNRRMLDASFGLLRGFIIAKAAEAGRMVVEVDPHFSSQTCAKCGACERESRRRRRFTCVRCGFSTHADVNAALEIRRRAQLALSRLPDTGAEPVAA, encoded by the coding sequence ATCGAACGCGTGCGGCTGTATCCCACGTTCCGTCAGGCGGAGCGCCTTCGCTTTGCGCTGAACGTCACGCGGGAACTGTACAACGCGCTGCTCCAAGAGCGTCGCGACGCATACCGTCTGCGTAAGGTGAAGATTTCTGCCAGGATGCAGTACTCGGAAATCACGGCACTGCGCAAGCCGATGGACCGTCTTGACGGCCGCCTTGCGGCAGTCTACCGAGAATGCGAAGACGCCGTACTGCATCGCCTCGATCTGGCGATGCAGGCGTTCTTCCGACGCATCGAGCGAAGCAAGACCCCGGGCTTTCCGCGCTTCAAGCCGGCGGCCCGCTGGAAGCAGCTGACATTTCCACACGGCAATCGCGCGCTCACGTTCGATGTGGCGCAACGCTCGGTGAGGATTCCCGGCATCGGCCGCGTGAGGCTGCGTAAAGGCCGATCGGTCCCCCCGTTCGGGCGGGCATGGATCCTGGAACGTAACGGCCGCTGGTACGCCTGTTTCGAATGCGAACGAGCCGAGGTGCAAGGACCGGTCGACCTGCGGCGGATCGTCGGTGTCGACCGCGGCATTCACGTACTGGCGGCAACCAGCGAAGGCCGATTACACGATAATCCCGCGCACGCCGAGCGCAATCGGCAGCGTATCGCTCATCATCAGCGCGCGCTCGAGGCGATCACGCAGCGCGATTCACGCGGCCGCCCTCTGAATCGGCACGATCCCGCCCGCAAAAGCGCGGTACTGCGCTTAGCGCGCGCCAAGGAACGGGAAGCGAATCGTCGCCGGCAGACGCTGTATACGCTGGCGGGCAAGATTGTCGCCTGCACAGGCGTCATCGCGATCGAAGCGCTCAACGTGCGCAACATGACGCGCAGCGCAAAAGGCACGCTCCAGGAGCCGGGCCGCAACGTCGCGGCCAAAGCTGGATTGAATCGGCGGATGCTCGATGCAAGTTTTGGTCTACTTCGAGGATTCATCATCGCTAAAGCGGCAGAGGCTGGGCGTATGGTGGTTGAGGTAGACCCCCATTTCTCATCGCAGACCTGCGCGAAGTGCGGCGCTTGCGAGCGAGAAAGTCGACGGAGAAGGCGCTTTACGTGCGTTCGCTGCGGGTTTTCGACCCATGCGGACGTCAACGCGGCGCTGGAGATCCGCCGGCGAGCGCAGTTGGCGCTCTCAAGACTCCCGGATACCGGTGCGGAGCCGGTTGCAGCGTAG
- the tsaD gene encoding tRNA (adenosine(37)-N6)-threonylcarbamoyltransferase complex transferase subunit TsaD yields MTILGIETSCDDTATAIVRDGRDVLASVSTNQDAFHAKYGGIVPEIASRQHVALLSAAVDDALGRAEIALRDLDAIAVTRGPGLIGSLVVGVAAAKALAFALNKPLYAINHLHGHIFAAFLDRDHEPPYPFLALLVSGGHSQLVDVRSATSMHVIGRTRDDAAGEAYDKTARLLGLPYPGGPRLDALARGGNPKAHAFPRHRPDIGTLDLSFSGLKTSVRYFLESDEGKRANPADVAASFQAAVIDVLMARVDSAFARGEYRALVVSGGVAANSELQSRVRAWSAARNVPAFIPPPKYCTDNAAMIAAAAYHQRPIARVDPLTLSADPNLPFEPAA; encoded by the coding sequence ATGACCATCCTCGGTATCGAGACGTCGTGCGACGACACCGCGACCGCGATCGTTCGCGACGGCCGCGACGTGCTCGCGAGCGTCTCCACCAATCAGGACGCGTTTCACGCGAAGTACGGCGGCATCGTGCCCGAGATCGCGAGCCGTCAACACGTTGCGCTGCTCTCTGCCGCGGTCGACGACGCACTCGGACGCGCCGAGATCGCGTTGCGCGACCTCGATGCGATCGCGGTCACGCGCGGCCCCGGTCTGATCGGCAGCCTCGTCGTCGGTGTCGCGGCCGCCAAAGCGCTCGCGTTCGCGCTGAACAAACCACTCTACGCGATCAATCACTTGCACGGCCATATCTTCGCCGCGTTTCTCGACCGCGACCACGAACCGCCGTATCCGTTTCTCGCGCTGCTCGTTTCCGGCGGACACTCGCAACTCGTCGACGTGCGCTCGGCGACCTCGATGCACGTCATCGGCCGCACGCGCGACGATGCCGCCGGTGAGGCCTACGACAAAACGGCGCGTCTGCTCGGCTTACCGTATCCCGGCGGGCCGCGGCTCGACGCGCTCGCTCGCGGGGGGAATCCCAAGGCGCATGCGTTTCCGCGCCATCGCCCCGATATCGGTACGCTCGACCTCTCATTTTCCGGATTGAAGACGTCGGTCCGATACTTTCTCGAATCCGACGAAGGCAAACGAGCGAATCCGGCCGACGTCGCGGCGTCGTTTCAAGCCGCGGTCATCGACGTGCTGATGGCGCGCGTCGATTCGGCCTTCGCACGCGGCGAGTACCGCGCGCTCGTCGTCTCCGGCGGCGTCGCCGCTAACTCGGAATTGCAATCGCGCGTGCGCGCGTGGAGCGCGGCGCGCAACGTGCCTGCCTTCATCCCGCCGCCGAAATACTGCACCGACAACGCGGCGATGATCGCCGCGGCCGCGTACCACCAACGCCCGATCGCGCGCGTCGACCCACTCACGCTCTCGGCCGACCCGAACCTTCCGTTCGAACCCGCCGCCTAG
- the thrS gene encoding threonine--tRNA ligase, producing MPETLTPLPALRHTAAHVLAYAVQDLFPDAKPTIGPAIESGFYYDFDRSEPFTNDDLERLEARMRAIVDADYEMRGQTVTRAEAIERFAGNPYKVELAREIPEGEPITLYTIGNFTDLCRGGHAHRTGEIGALKLTSVAGAYWRGDEHNPMLQRIYGTAWHTKKELEAYLAQVEEAQKRDHRRLGHELDLFSIEEDAGGGLVFWHPKGAIVRGLIEEFIRTGLRERGYQPVVTPHVVSERLFEISGHLENFAQGMFGPLEVEEQRFRLKPMNCPGHILIYRSQPRSYRDLPIRYAEFGTVYRFERSGVLHGLTRVRGFTQDDAHLFCTPEQLQGEFEQTLDEALRLMKAFGFAEFEYFLSTREERLRGETDPIAEDAIRRALERYELPYQIDEGGGAFYGPKVDINVRDAIGRKWQLGTVQVDFVLPERFELKYRASDGLDHRPVMIHRALAGSLERFFGILIEHYGGAFPAWLAPVQAVLAPISEHQLAYAREIAARLEGMGFRVSVDESNEKLGYKIRHWKTQKVPYILVVGKQEAADGTVNVNERAVEEKRTVSVSEFADELQRKVDTRA from the coding sequence ATGCCCGAGACCCTCACCCCATTGCCCGCGCTCCGTCACACGGCCGCTCACGTCCTCGCCTACGCCGTCCAAGATCTCTTCCCCGATGCCAAGCCGACCATCGGCCCGGCGATCGAAAGCGGATTCTATTACGACTTTGATCGTAGCGAACCGTTCACGAACGACGATCTCGAGCGGCTCGAAGCACGCATGCGGGCGATCGTCGACGCCGATTACGAGATGCGCGGTCAAACGGTGACGCGCGCCGAAGCGATCGAACGTTTTGCGGGCAATCCCTACAAAGTCGAACTGGCGCGCGAAATTCCCGAAGGCGAGCCGATCACGCTCTACACGATCGGCAACTTTACCGATCTCTGCCGGGGCGGCCATGCCCATCGCACGGGTGAGATCGGCGCGCTGAAGTTGACCAGCGTCGCCGGCGCGTACTGGCGCGGCGACGAGCACAACCCGATGCTGCAGCGCATCTACGGCACCGCTTGGCATACGAAGAAAGAACTCGAGGCCTACCTCGCCCAGGTCGAGGAAGCGCAAAAGCGCGATCACCGCCGGCTGGGTCACGAACTCGACCTCTTCTCGATCGAAGAAGACGCCGGGGGCGGACTCGTCTTCTGGCATCCCAAGGGCGCGATCGTCCGCGGCCTCATCGAAGAATTCATTCGCACGGGTCTGCGCGAGCGCGGCTATCAGCCCGTCGTCACGCCGCACGTCGTCAGCGAACGGCTCTTCGAGATCTCGGGCCACCTCGAAAATTTCGCGCAGGGAATGTTCGGCCCACTCGAAGTCGAGGAGCAGCGTTTTCGTCTCAAGCCGATGAACTGCCCCGGCCACATCCTGATCTATCGTTCGCAGCCGCGCAGCTATCGCGATTTGCCGATTCGCTACGCCGAATTCGGCACCGTCTATCGCTTCGAACGTTCCGGCGTGCTGCACGGTCTCACCCGCGTGCGCGGCTTCACCCAAGACGACGCGCACCTTTTTTGCACGCCCGAGCAATTGCAAGGTGAGTTCGAACAAACGCTCGACGAAGCGCTGCGCCTGATGAAAGCGTTCGGCTTCGCCGAGTTCGAATATTTTCTCTCGACCCGCGAAGAGCGGCTGCGCGGCGAGACCGATCCGATCGCGGAAGACGCGATCCGGCGCGCACTCGAGCGCTACGAGCTTCCGTATCAGATCGACGAGGGCGGCGGCGCATTCTACGGTCCGAAGGTCGACATCAACGTACGCGACGCGATCGGACGCAAGTGGCAGCTCGGCACGGTGCAAGTCGATTTCGTACTGCCCGAACGATTCGAACTGAAGTATCGCGCGAGCGACGGCCTCGATCATCGCCCGGTGATGATCCATCGTGCCCTCGCCGGCTCACTCGAACGCTTCTTCGGTATCCTGATCGAGCATTACGGCGGCGCGTTTCCGGCCTGGCTCGCGCCGGTGCAGGCCGTGCTCGCACCGATCTCGGAACATCAACTCGCGTACGCGCGTGAAATCGCCGCGCGGCTCGAGGGGATGGGATTCCGGGTGAGCGTCGACGAGAGCAACGAGAAGCTCGGCTACAAGATTCGGCACTGGAAGACGCAGAAAGTTCCCTACATCTTGGTCGTGGGCAAACAAGAAGCGGCAGACGGCACGGTCAACGTGAACGAACGCGCGGTCGAGGAGAAGCGCACCGTCTCGGTGAGCGAATTTGCCGACGAGCTCCAGCGAAAGGTCGACACCCGAGCATGA
- the pstS gene encoding phosphate ABC transporter substrate-binding protein PstS: MRKTLALTLAALLLVSVSGRALAATDILETGSTLLYPLMNLWVAAYQQAHGDVQITTQGTGSGTGISQAISGVAQIGASDAYMADAQMKNSPMLNIPLAISAQQINYNVPGLNDVHLNLSGPVLAGIYSGQIQYWDDAKIKDINRRYGSKLPHLQIVPIHRSDGSGDTFIFSQYLTKSTPSWAGGPGYGTTISWPSVSTAVGATGNPGMVQTCQNTKGGIAYIGVSFLNQTDKAGLGYAALENRSGKFVLPTATTIGAAARSLDAQTPSDERISLIFAPGAESYPIINYEYAIVNPKQSDGAKASALKAFLNWSLERSGGQSARFLDAVHFLPLPSSIVAKSKAQIEKIQ, encoded by the coding sequence ATGCGTAAGACCTTGGCGCTGACCCTCGCGGCGCTATTGCTCGTGTCCGTCAGCGGGCGGGCGCTGGCGGCGACCGACATTTTGGAGACCGGCTCGACGCTGCTCTATCCGCTGATGAACCTTTGGGTGGCCGCCTACCAACAGGCCCATGGCGACGTGCAGATCACGACGCAGGGTACGGGGAGCGGCACCGGCATCTCGCAGGCGATCTCCGGCGTCGCGCAAATCGGCGCGTCCGACGCGTACATGGCCGACGCACAGATGAAGAACAGCCCGATGCTGAACATTCCGCTTGCAATCTCGGCGCAGCAGATCAACTACAACGTGCCCGGATTGAACGACGTGCACCTCAACCTCTCGGGTCCGGTGCTCGCCGGTATCTATTCGGGTCAGATTCAGTACTGGGACGACGCGAAGATCAAAGACATCAACAGACGGTACGGAAGCAAACTTCCGCACCTGCAGATCGTTCCGATCCATCGTTCGGACGGCTCGGGCGATACGTTCATTTTCTCCCAGTACCTCACCAAGTCGACGCCGTCGTGGGCCGGCGGGCCGGGATACGGCACGACGATCAGCTGGCCGTCGGTTTCGACCGCGGTCGGTGCGACCGGCAATCCCGGCATGGTGCAAACCTGCCAGAATACGAAGGGCGGCATCGCCTACATCGGCGTGAGCTTCCTCAATCAGACCGACAAGGCCGGGCTGGGCTATGCCGCGCTCGAAAACCGCAGCGGCAAGTTCGTGCTCCCGACCGCGACGACGATCGGCGCAGCGGCGCGCTCGCTCGATGCGCAAACGCCGTCCGACGAGCGCATTTCCTTGATCTTCGCTCCGGGCGCCGAGTCGTATCCGATCATCAACTACGAATACGCGATCGTGAATCCGAAGCAAAGCGACGGCGCGAAGGCTTCGGCGCTGAAGGCGTTCCTCAACTGGTCGCTCGAACGCAGCGGCGGACAGTCGGCACGCTTCCTCGACGCCGTGCACTTCTTGCCTTTACCGTCCTCGATCGTCGCCAAGAGCAAAGCTCAGATCGAGAAGATCCAATAG
- the pstC gene encoding phosphate ABC transporter permease subunit PstC: MAAINLSVRGAAKAASPATLQRTGSQAVLRTLTGLAALASFAIIFLMLFFLIAYAYPAIRFNGIAFFTSPIWNIGNQYGSATVSRAGFTAEAGAAFGALVFIFGSALTALLTMVVAVPLSLMVALSLVYRIPRMIRPLANALVELMAGVPSVVYGLWGMVVLVPWIGGALAPWVTTHLGFIPFLGGSAGSGNGLAASVFILSLMVIPIMVATTRDVILAQSNSLFEASMALGSTSWQAMVRAVLPSVRKGIVASVLLAFGRALGETMAVLMVCGAAINSFPQNVFSPVNTIAAVIVSQLESALTDASGMAQRSLAELACVLFIITLLVNVIARGIMRGADRREGGHA, translated from the coding sequence ATGGCTGCCATCAACCTGAGCGTACGGGGCGCCGCGAAAGCGGCGTCCCCGGCGACACTACAACGCACCGGTTCGCAGGCGGTGCTGCGTACTCTCACGGGGCTCGCCGCGCTGGCGAGCTTCGCGATCATTTTCCTGATGCTGTTCTTCCTGATCGCCTACGCCTATCCGGCGATTCGATTCAACGGCATTGCCTTTTTCACCAGCCCGATCTGGAACATCGGGAATCAATACGGCAGCGCAACCGTGAGCCGCGCCGGCTTCACCGCGGAGGCGGGTGCGGCGTTCGGCGCACTGGTCTTCATCTTCGGATCGGCGCTCACGGCGCTCTTGACGATGGTGGTGGCGGTGCCGCTCTCGCTGATGGTCGCGCTCTCGTTGGTCTATCGCATTCCGCGGATGATTCGGCCGCTCGCCAACGCGCTGGTCGAACTGATGGCCGGCGTGCCGTCGGTCGTGTACGGATTGTGGGGCATGGTGGTGCTCGTGCCGTGGATCGGCGGCGCGCTTGCGCCGTGGGTCACCACGCACCTCGGCTTCATTCCCTTTTTGGGAGGATCGGCGGGCAGCGGAAACGGCTTGGCCGCGTCGGTGTTCATTCTCTCGCTGATGGTGATTCCGATCATGGTGGCGACCACGCGCGACGTGATTCTCGCGCAGTCGAATTCGCTCTTCGAAGCGAGCATGGCGCTCGGCAGCACCAGTTGGCAGGCGATGGTTCGCGCGGTGCTTCCCAGCGTGCGCAAGGGGATCGTTGCTTCGGTGCTGCTCGCGTTCGGCCGCGCCCTCGGCGAAACGATGGCGGTGCTGATGGTGTGCGGCGCCGCGATCAATTCGTTTCCGCAGAACGTTTTTTCACCGGTCAACACGATCGCGGCGGTAATCGTCTCGCAACTCGAATCCGCTTTGACCGATGCGTCCGGAATGGCGCAGCGCTCGCTGGCTGAACTGGCCTGCGTGCTCTTCATCATCACCCTGCTCGTCAACGTGATCGCGCGCGGCATCATGCGCGGGGCGGATCGCCGTGAGGGAGGGCACGCCTAA